The Herminiimonas arsenitoxidans genome window below encodes:
- a CDS encoding sensor histidine kinase, translating to MKINSFKLWGSVAFRMAFNYSALLVLSMLVLLAIFYTQTVNVLQSRIDRHIASNSHRLENTFSEHGEAALAQQIKDILRDGVYSDTEIYLLVNPYGEKVIGNIPAIPHKYKNKEGMVEARIMRNGHEAIGRMYIQRLSDDSKLVVGSDINQQLEIERLFDRASLIAGLIGLLMSIVGALLFRRELRRRVSGIQQIVTHIEAGDLSQRIPIFQQEDEFSRLSRDINSMLDQQQRLMDGVRHISNTIAHNLRTPMTRILLRLRKSEREGAQARDEALQFALQEIEELSVMFDKLLNLAEVESGTRRQIFTPVSLNEVVADVLEFYEPVAEEKSIHLSAIFDAEPITNGDRDLLASAIANLVDNALKYAGEAAIVEVRTAQDAHGTSITVRDNGIGIPAAELSRIGTHFYRLDRSRPGYGLGLASVLAIARLHGGNLEFSDASPGLIVRMTLAPHPA from the coding sequence ATGAAAATAAACAGCTTCAAGCTGTGGGGCTCTGTCGCCTTTCGCATGGCGTTTAACTATAGCGCGCTGCTGGTGCTCTCCATGCTGGTGTTGCTTGCCATTTTCTACACACAGACCGTCAATGTGCTGCAAAGCCGTATCGACCGTCACATTGCCTCCAACTCTCACCGTTTGGAAAATACTTTTTCCGAGCATGGTGAAGCGGCTCTGGCGCAGCAAATCAAGGATATTTTGCGGGATGGCGTCTATTCGGATACAGAAATTTACCTGCTGGTTAATCCGTATGGCGAAAAGGTCATCGGCAACATTCCTGCCATCCCGCATAAATACAAAAATAAGGAAGGCATGGTAGAGGCACGTATCATGCGTAACGGCCACGAAGCCATCGGCCGCATGTACATACAACGCCTCTCGGACGACAGCAAGCTGGTCGTCGGCAGTGATATCAATCAACAACTGGAAATCGAACGGCTATTTGATCGCGCCAGCCTGATCGCAGGCTTGATCGGCTTGCTGATGTCCATCGTTGGTGCCTTGCTATTCCGTCGCGAACTTAGGCGGCGCGTGAGCGGGATACAGCAGATTGTGACGCACATTGAAGCGGGCGATCTGAGCCAACGTATTCCCATTTTTCAGCAGGAAGATGAATTTTCTCGCCTCAGCCGCGATATCAACAGCATGTTGGATCAACAACAACGCCTGATGGATGGTGTACGTCACATCTCCAACACCATTGCACACAATTTGCGTACACCGATGACCCGCATCCTGCTGCGCCTGCGGAAAAGCGAGCGTGAGGGCGCGCAGGCGCGCGATGAGGCATTGCAGTTCGCCTTGCAGGAAATTGAAGAATTGAGCGTAATGTTCGATAAGTTGTTGAACCTCGCCGAAGTCGAATCGGGTACGCGACGCCAGATTTTTACGCCAGTTTCACTGAACGAGGTCGTGGCTGATGTGCTGGAATTTTATGAGCCAGTCGCCGAAGAAAAATCCATACATTTATCGGCCATTTTTGATGCCGAACCGATAACCAATGGAGACCGCGACCTGCTTGCCAGTGCAATCGCCAATCTGGTCGACAATGCACTGAAATACGCAGGCGAAGCCGCGATTGTGGAAGTACGAACAGCACAAGACGCACATGGTACCTCTATCACCGTACGCGACAATGGCATAGGCATCCCGGCAGCCGAGTTATCACGTATAGGCACTCATTTTTACCGCTTGGATCGTAGCCGTCCTGGCTATGGCTTGGGCTTGGCCAGCGTTCTGGCAATTGCGCGCCTGCATGGTGGAAATCTTGAATTTTCTGACGCATCACCAGGACTCATTGTCCGTATGACACTAGCGCCCCACCCTGCGTAA
- a CDS encoding porin has protein sequence MKTLHFALALTSSFASLAYAEPSMTIYGTFKETPDETDSEQPRKTPFNAPYQSTVNIYGTIDAGIRNVTNTTKNGGGTLKMGSNGEYYNNRIGIKGREDLGGGMDVHYHFETGFNTGTGALDNKDNRFFNRISSMGLAGPFGSIDFGRQPSVACKVVYLYEPFQYRYVQIIPLAGAVAGNMDGSITRPFGTVDGPRFSNGVQYFGKFGGFTASAEYVMGEVAGSSNNAAAKAMGLAYTTGAFTVGGAYTLQKPNIASGNTPDYRDQDQLTFGAAYKDGALRIAGGYLETTTKAAVTNQAKNTWLGANYDFTSIISLTAGYYRTTLEAASNEIARRNLLIIGATYALSKHTNIYTGFDKASLRGIASLTANKKTLQTGISIGINHMF, from the coding sequence ATGAAGACCCTGCATTTCGCACTTGCTCTTACCAGTAGTTTCGCCAGCCTTGCCTACGCAGAACCAAGCATGACGATTTACGGCACTTTCAAGGAAACGCCTGACGAGACCGACAGCGAACAGCCGCGCAAAACGCCTTTCAACGCCCCATATCAATCAACGGTCAACATATACGGCACGATCGATGCAGGCATACGTAATGTTACCAACACCACAAAGAACGGTGGCGGCACTTTGAAGATGGGTTCGAATGGCGAGTATTACAACAATCGCATCGGGATTAAAGGCCGGGAAGATCTGGGCGGCGGCATGGATGTTCATTATCACTTCGAAACGGGCTTCAACACCGGCACCGGCGCGCTTGATAATAAGGACAATCGTTTCTTCAACCGCATTTCATCCATGGGACTAGCCGGACCGTTTGGCTCCATAGACTTTGGCCGCCAACCATCGGTTGCCTGCAAAGTTGTTTATTTGTACGAGCCCTTCCAGTATCGCTACGTTCAGATTATTCCGCTGGCGGGTGCGGTCGCGGGCAATATGGACGGTAGCATCACTAGACCATTTGGCACAGTAGATGGCCCTCGCTTTAGTAACGGCGTCCAGTATTTCGGCAAATTCGGCGGTTTTACAGCTAGCGCAGAGTACGTAATGGGTGAAGTGGCCGGCAGCAGCAATAACGCAGCAGCCAAAGCGATGGGCCTAGCCTATACAACTGGCGCTTTCACAGTCGGAGGTGCCTACACCCTGCAAAAACCGAATATCGCCTCCGGCAATACACCTGATTACCGAGACCAAGATCAGCTCACCTTCGGCGCGGCCTATAAAGACGGAGCGCTACGCATTGCCGGCGGTTATCTAGAAACAACAACCAAAGCAGCCGTCACCAATCAAGCGAAAAACACCTGGCTAGGCGCGAACTACGATTTCACCTCCATCATCAGCCTCACCGCCGGTTACTACAGAACCACGCTGGAAGCCGCAAGCAACGAAATCGCCAGACGCAATCTGCTGATCATCGGCGCAACTTATGCTTTATCCAAACACACCAACATCTACACCGGATTCGATAAAGCGTCGTTGAGAGGCATTGCTTCTTTAACAGCAAATAAGAAAACGCTGCAGACCGGCATTTCCATCGGTATCAATCACATGTTTTAA
- a CDS encoding efflux RND transporter permease subunit, with translation MIDRLIVFAMTQRMFVFVLVGALIGFGGYALSNLPIEAFPDVQDVQVRVISQLPGQAPEDMERSVTLPIEREMAGIPRLTNVRSVTMTGLSIVTLTFAEDTDNYFARQQVTEKLATVTLPTGVQPELAPLSTAVGEVYRYTIEAPGLSDTEIRTLQDWTIRPVLRMTPGVADVVSFGGAIKEYQIEVDPLALRKYQITLDQLSQAVNNGSGSAGGGLLRQGDASLVVRSAGLFNSTEDIRKVVVAARQGRAITVGDIATVREGERPRFGIVAADHRDSIVEGIVSMTKGGNPSKINAELKQRIEQLQPRLPAGAKIIPIYDRTELVRHTVTTVAENLIIGALLVIAVLVIFLSSWVAALIVATVIPLSLLFAFILMNARGVSANLISLGAVDFGIIIDSAVVIVEALMVRLAVKSVHDANPIDARSHRLSILYRTMKDMSHPVLFAKAIIILAFVPIFTFQRVEGKIFTPVALTLTFALLGAVLLTFTLVPTLLSYVLQRRTLAEKHKPWLDWLQQRYQRALEYTMTHAKKTLWISAIPVVVAFLLAPRLGSEFMPKLDEGNIWLTITLPTSASLETTKDVERLVRAKLIAYPEVAHIITQAGRPDDGSDPKGPNNLESLVDLKPRKTWRFADKDALVANMSANLASIPGITTNFSQVIQDNVEESLSGFRGEIVAKISGNNLDILENKASQVVDVVQGIRGATDVEATRIGGQTEVVVTPDRMRLARYGITVGDVNTLVTQAMSGVAVTSFFQEDKRFDVVVRIGEKNRNSVDAIGNLQLAIPGSQVGNGPGTIALSDVATIEVKQGASRILREAGSRSVIVKMNLLGRDQGSFVEEAQRAVAEQVKLPPGYDLTWGGQFENSQRAAKRLMVIIPLTVLLIFSLLFWAFRSMRLASLVLGMVPFTLIGGLAALGLSDLHLSVSAAVGFIAVAGISVQNGVIMVEEVILRVREGAEITQAIVQGAVVRLRPILMTALMAGLGLLPAALSRGIGSETQRPFACVIVGGVITGTIFTLLILPVAIRLFGNFSETGDRKDDYAPAGPTPAVSKE, from the coding sequence ATGATTGATCGACTCATCGTCTTCGCGATGACGCAGCGAATGTTTGTCTTTGTACTGGTTGGCGCATTAATCGGTTTTGGTGGTTATGCATTATCGAACTTGCCGATCGAAGCTTTCCCCGATGTACAAGACGTGCAAGTACGCGTCATCTCGCAATTGCCCGGACAAGCACCGGAAGATATGGAGCGCTCTGTCACCTTGCCGATCGAACGCGAGATGGCTGGCATTCCACGACTCACTAACGTGCGCTCGGTCACCATGACTGGCTTGTCTATCGTTACCCTCACTTTTGCCGAGGACACAGACAATTATTTCGCGCGCCAGCAAGTGACGGAAAAACTGGCGACAGTAACGTTGCCAACAGGTGTACAGCCGGAACTTGCGCCGCTATCGACCGCCGTTGGTGAGGTATATCGCTACACCATTGAAGCCCCCGGACTATCCGACACCGAAATCCGCACGCTGCAAGATTGGACTATCCGTCCGGTTCTACGCATGACGCCAGGTGTTGCCGACGTCGTCAGCTTCGGCGGTGCAATCAAGGAATATCAGATCGAGGTTGATCCGCTCGCACTACGCAAGTATCAAATCACGCTGGATCAGCTCAGTCAGGCCGTCAACAATGGCAGCGGCAGTGCTGGTGGCGGCTTGCTGCGTCAAGGTGATGCATCACTGGTTGTGCGTTCCGCAGGTTTGTTCAACAGTACCGAAGATATACGCAAGGTAGTCGTCGCAGCACGCCAAGGGCGAGCAATCACTGTAGGTGACATTGCAACGGTACGCGAAGGTGAACGCCCACGCTTCGGTATCGTCGCAGCAGATCACCGCGACAGCATCGTCGAAGGCATTGTCTCGATGACCAAGGGCGGCAATCCATCCAAGATCAATGCCGAGTTAAAACAGCGCATCGAACAACTGCAGCCTAGGCTGCCAGCAGGCGCGAAGATCATTCCGATCTATGACCGTACCGAACTCGTACGTCACACTGTCACCACCGTGGCAGAAAATTTGATTATCGGTGCCTTGCTGGTCATCGCCGTGTTGGTCATATTTCTTTCCAGTTGGGTTGCGGCGCTGATCGTTGCTACTGTCATTCCGCTATCACTACTGTTCGCCTTCATCCTGATGAACGCACGTGGCGTCTCCGCCAATTTGATTTCTCTTGGCGCAGTCGACTTCGGCATCATCATCGATAGCGCAGTTGTGATCGTCGAAGCCTTGATGGTACGTCTGGCCGTCAAGTCCGTGCATGATGCAAACCCGATTGATGCTCGCTCGCATCGCTTGAGCATTCTGTACCGCACGATGAAGGATATGTCGCATCCGGTTCTGTTCGCCAAGGCCATCATCATTCTGGCGTTCGTTCCTATCTTTACCTTCCAGCGCGTGGAAGGAAAGATCTTCACTCCGGTAGCACTGACACTCACGTTCGCACTACTCGGCGCGGTATTGCTGACATTTACGCTGGTGCCGACCTTGCTGTCGTATGTGCTGCAACGACGCACTCTGGCCGAGAAACATAAGCCTTGGCTGGATTGGCTGCAACAACGCTATCAGCGTGCGCTGGAATACACGATGACGCATGCGAAGAAGACACTATGGATTTCTGCCATTCCTGTCGTCGTTGCATTCCTGCTTGCTCCGCGCCTCGGCAGTGAATTCATGCCCAAGCTGGACGAAGGCAATATCTGGTTGACCATCACGCTGCCCACTTCTGCTTCGCTAGAAACCACCAAGGATGTTGAGCGTTTGGTACGCGCCAAACTCATCGCTTATCCCGAGGTCGCGCACATCATCACGCAAGCTGGCCGCCCTGACGATGGCTCCGACCCCAAGGGGCCGAACAATCTGGAAAGCCTGGTCGACCTCAAACCACGCAAGACATGGCGCTTCGCCGACAAGGATGCTCTGGTTGCGAATATGTCCGCAAATCTGGCGTCGATTCCCGGCATCACGACCAATTTCTCACAAGTTATTCAAGACAACGTAGAAGAATCGCTGTCAGGATTCCGTGGTGAAATTGTTGCCAAGATCAGCGGTAACAATCTCGACATACTGGAAAATAAAGCATCACAAGTTGTCGATGTCGTCCAAGGCATACGCGGCGCAACTGACGTTGAAGCCACACGCATAGGTGGACAAACTGAAGTCGTCGTCACACCAGATCGCATGCGTCTGGCGCGCTACGGCATCACGGTTGGCGACGTCAACACGCTGGTAACACAAGCGATGTCCGGCGTGGCTGTCACCAGTTTCTTCCAGGAAGACAAACGCTTCGATGTCGTCGTACGTATAGGCGAAAAGAACCGTAACAGCGTTGATGCAATCGGTAATCTGCAACTCGCGATACCCGGTTCGCAAGTCGGCAATGGCCCCGGCACTATCGCCCTCAGCGACGTCGCCACTATCGAAGTTAAACAAGGTGCTTCGCGCATCTTGCGTGAAGCTGGCTCGCGTAGTGTCATCGTGAAGATGAATCTGCTGGGTCGCGACCAAGGTAGCTTCGTCGAGGAAGCACAGCGCGCCGTAGCAGAACAAGTGAAACTGCCACCAGGCTACGACTTGACTTGGGGTGGCCAATTCGAAAACTCACAACGTGCGGCCAAACGTTTGATGGTGATCATCCCATTGACCGTGTTGCTGATCTTCTCTCTGTTATTCTGGGCCTTCCGCTCCATGCGTCTGGCAAGTCTGGTACTCGGCATGGTGCCGTTCACACTGATCGGTGGCCTGGCTGCATTGGGTCTGTCTGATCTGCACTTGTCAGTATCTGCAGCTGTCGGCTTCATTGCGGTCGCGGGTATTTCTGTGCAGAACGGCGTCATCATGGTCGAGGAAGTCATACTGCGGGTACGCGAAGGTGCCGAGATCACACAAGCGATTGTGCAAGGCGCCGTGGTTCGTCTGCGACCGATTTTGATGACTGCACTAATGGCCGGTCTCGGCTTGTTACCAGCAGCGCTGTCGCGCGGCATAGGCAGCGAAACCCAACGTCCATTCGCCTGCGTGATTGTAGGTGGCGTCATCACTGGTACGATCTTTACGTTGCTGATATTGCCTGTCGCGATACGTTTGTTCGGAAACTTTTCCGAAACTGGCGATAGAAAAGATGACTATGCACCTGCCGGTCCAACACCTGCAGTGAGCAAGGAGTAA
- a CDS encoding porin yields the protein MKKSLLALAVLGAFAGAASAQSSVTVYGIVDLGFSSTDTGATGNSRVNGINSGGQSASRIGFKGTEDLGNGLKALFQLESTIAADTGAAFAAGTGNSGGFNRFATVGLQSASFGTVLLGRQTSVIKDAYDQIDPFGDGGGIAPISAIFFNGALSGDLGRISNSVKYTSNSYAGFKANTAYSFGENVGSTSANSSFGLGLGYANGPLNVQYAYHNADATGTGIAAPGNGAPALQPISKTKINLLGATYDFGVVKLHGAFADTKVDSATVGATDAKYRNYLLGVSAPVGPGTIFASYSVNDTRTAGATNADTKKFAISYSYDLSKRTNLYTGYSKTSNDANVKLGTSAANGSDPSAFNVGIRHKF from the coding sequence ATGAAAAAATCGCTTCTGGCATTAGCCGTTTTGGGCGCGTTTGCAGGTGCTGCATCGGCACAATCGTCCGTTACCGTCTACGGTATCGTTGACTTGGGATTCAGCAGCACCGACACCGGCGCAACAGGTAACTCCCGCGTCAATGGCATCAACTCCGGCGGCCAATCGGCTAGCCGTATCGGTTTCAAAGGCACAGAAGATCTGGGCAATGGCTTGAAAGCATTGTTCCAATTAGAATCCACAATCGCAGCTGACACTGGCGCAGCATTTGCAGCTGGCACAGGTAACTCGGGTGGTTTTAACCGTTTCGCAACTGTTGGTCTGCAAAGCGCATCGTTTGGTACCGTTCTGTTGGGTCGTCAAACTTCCGTAATCAAAGATGCATACGACCAAATCGATCCGTTCGGTGATGGCGGCGGTATTGCTCCAATCAGCGCTATTTTCTTCAATGGCGCGCTGTCTGGCGATCTGGGCCGTATTTCGAACTCGGTTAAATACACATCGAATTCGTATGCCGGCTTCAAAGCAAACACAGCATATTCGTTCGGCGAAAACGTTGGTTCGACCAGCGCTAACAGCTCTTTCGGCCTCGGCTTGGGCTACGCAAATGGTCCATTGAACGTTCAGTACGCATACCACAATGCTGACGCGACAGGCACCGGCATCGCCGCACCTGGCAACGGCGCACCTGCTCTGCAACCAATCAGCAAAACCAAAATCAATTTGCTGGGCGCAACTTACGACTTCGGCGTAGTTAAACTGCACGGCGCATTTGCAGACACTAAAGTTGATTCGGCAACTGTTGGCGCAACTGATGCAAAATACCGCAACTACTTGCTGGGCGTAAGCGCACCAGTTGGTCCAGGCACCATTTTCGCGTCGTATTCGGTCAACGACACAAGAACAGCTGGCGCAACCAATGCTGACACCAAGAAATTCGCTATTTCGTACTCGTACGATCTGTCGAAGCGTACCAACCTGTACACTGGTTACTCGAAAACATCGAACGATGCTAACGTCAAACTGGGTACATCAGCAGCTAACGGCAGCGATCCATCGGCATTCAACGTCGGTATCCGTCACAAGTTCTAA
- a CDS encoding response regulator transcription factor: protein MHRCLIIEDDTHNARYIAKGLKEIGYDATVCSDGADGIARAVNEHWDVIILDRILPQGVDGLSILAKIREMGKRTPVLILSALSAIDERVRGLQAGCNDYLTKPFAFSELAARVEALVRWTQPGDVIRELRMADLKVNLLSRSVERSGKPLTLQPREFRLLVYMMTHEGQVMTRTMLLEAVWNYQFDPQTNVIDAHISRLRNKIDKGFAVPLIHTRRNLGYIMSANPQVEHVDDTAIQKNISKSTS, encoded by the coding sequence ATGCACCGCTGTCTGATTATTGAAGACGATACGCATAACGCGCGCTACATCGCCAAAGGCTTGAAAGAGATAGGCTACGATGCCACCGTCTGTTCAGATGGCGCCGATGGTATCGCACGCGCAGTTAACGAGCACTGGGACGTCATCATTCTGGATCGCATCTTGCCGCAAGGCGTTGATGGCCTTTCCATTCTGGCGAAAATACGCGAAATGGGAAAACGCACTCCTGTGCTTATCTTGAGCGCTCTGTCGGCGATCGATGAGCGCGTACGTGGCTTACAGGCAGGTTGTAACGATTATCTAACCAAACCCTTTGCCTTCTCCGAACTTGCCGCACGCGTCGAAGCCCTGGTCCGATGGACGCAGCCGGGCGACGTCATACGTGAACTTCGCATGGCAGATCTGAAAGTGAATCTACTGAGTCGCAGCGTAGAGCGCAGCGGAAAGCCGCTCACCTTGCAGCCACGTGAATTTCGTTTGCTGGTTTACATGATGACGCACGAAGGCCAAGTCATGACTCGCACTATGTTGCTGGAGGCGGTATGGAATTATCAATTCGATCCGCAAACCAATGTGATTGACGCCCACATCAGCCGTCTACGCAACAAGATCGATAAAGGATTTGCCGTACCGTTGATCCACACGCGCCGCAATCTTGGTTACATCATGTCGGCCAATCCGCAAGTGGAGCACGTCGACGATACTGCTATACAGAAAAACATCTCGAAATCGACCTCATGA
- a CDS encoding efflux RND transporter periplasmic adaptor subunit, producing MQQFRRITIAAALGAGLVVGMAGCDSKDKELPAPEVQEAKAAVSAIKNGSDTLRYSSTAPQLVMLQSQSIPASPVPLTDQLSAHLVYDDDVTARIGVSISGRIVALKAAPGDVVKAGQVLAEIDSPDVGTVYADISKARADEEHKHTVLERAKDLAQGEAIALKDLESAQADYTQAKAETARAELRLKNLNPNGLAIRGQRISLVSPMNGVVTERTATPALEVSPGMSSPLFVVTDPKRLWLMIDLPEKLLGRIKLGSTVSVESDAYPNERFNAKIVQLSQAVDPNTRRATVRARLDNPGAKLLPEMFVRASVLQDSGSGVPVPNNAIVTRGIYTFVFVQTAPGEFQRRKVKLLTQGSDISYVGEGLQGAERIVVKGALLLDAEMSASDSHD from the coding sequence ATGCAACAGTTTAGAAGAATAACGATAGCGGCAGCATTGGGAGCAGGTTTAGTTGTAGGCATGGCGGGTTGCGACAGCAAGGACAAAGAACTGCCAGCACCGGAAGTACAAGAAGCCAAGGCAGCAGTGTCCGCCATCAAGAATGGAAGCGACACTTTGCGCTATTCAAGCACTGCACCACAATTGGTCATGCTGCAATCGCAAAGCATTCCAGCGTCACCGGTACCCTTAACTGATCAATTAAGTGCGCATCTCGTCTACGACGATGACGTCACCGCGCGTATCGGTGTCAGCATTTCCGGACGTATCGTCGCGCTGAAAGCAGCACCGGGCGATGTCGTCAAAGCTGGCCAAGTACTTGCAGAAATCGACTCTCCCGATGTCGGTACCGTCTACGCTGATATCAGCAAGGCACGCGCCGATGAAGAACACAAACATACCGTTCTCGAACGCGCCAAGGATTTGGCACAAGGCGAAGCCATTGCACTCAAAGATCTGGAAAGTGCACAAGCAGACTATACGCAGGCAAAAGCAGAAACAGCACGTGCCGAATTGCGCCTGAAGAATCTGAATCCAAACGGACTCGCCATACGCGGCCAACGCATCAGCCTCGTTAGCCCAATGAACGGCGTTGTTACAGAACGTACCGCGACACCAGCTTTGGAAGTCAGCCCGGGAATGTCCTCTCCATTATTTGTTGTCACAGATCCCAAACGTCTATGGTTGATGATAGATCTGCCGGAAAAATTACTAGGTCGCATCAAACTGGGCAGCACCGTTTCTGTCGAGAGCGATGCTTATCCTAACGAACGTTTCAACGCGAAGATCGTGCAGCTTAGCCAAGCCGTTGATCCAAATACACGCCGCGCCACAGTACGCGCCCGCCTGGATAATCCTGGAGCAAAACTGTTGCCGGAAATGTTCGTACGCGCCTCCGTACTGCAAGACAGCGGTAGCGGCGTGCCTGTACCGAATAACGCCATCGTCACTCGCGGCATCTATACCTTTGTCTTTGTACAGACGGCGCCCGGAGAGTTTCAGCGACGCAAGGTCAAGTTACTGACCCAAGGTAGCGATATCAGCTACGTCGGCGAAGGGCTTCAAGGAGCAGAACGTATCGTCGTCAAAGGCGCGTTATTGCTGGATGCAGAAATGAGCGCGAGCGATAGTCATGATTGA
- the coq7 gene encoding 2-polyprenyl-3-methyl-6-methoxy-1,4-benzoquinone monooxygenase — translation MVFSDRLIQHFDSALRVMSGVSVAERPNPAAKVAEGELDSAKRRHSAGLMRVNHVGEVCAQALYQAQAQFARSEAIKQQFLLAGREEEDHLAWTAERLRELGSRPSLLNPLWYAGAYALGAVAATLGDARSLGFVVETERQVEAHLNQHLDSLPPQDAKSLAIVAQMSADEAAHGAAAQALGAQIVSPLAQKGMQAMSKVMTSTAYYL, via the coding sequence ATGGTTTTTTCTGATCGCTTGATTCAGCATTTTGATAGCGCTTTACGCGTGATGAGTGGTGTGTCGGTCGCCGAGCGGCCAAATCCTGCGGCGAAGGTTGCTGAAGGTGAGTTGGATAGTGCGAAGCGGCGCCATAGTGCTGGTTTGATGCGGGTGAATCATGTGGGCGAGGTGTGCGCACAAGCCTTGTATCAGGCGCAGGCGCAATTCGCGCGTAGCGAGGCCATCAAGCAGCAATTCCTGCTGGCTGGTCGTGAGGAAGAAGACCATCTTGCGTGGACGGCAGAGAGATTGCGGGAGCTGGGATCTCGTCCTAGTTTATTGAATCCCCTGTGGTATGCCGGCGCTTATGCCTTGGGTGCGGTTGCGGCGACGCTGGGTGACGCGCGGAGTCTTGGATTTGTCGTGGAAACCGAGCGCCAGGTCGAGGCGCATCTTAATCAGCATCTGGATAGCTTGCCGCCACAGGATGCCAAATCGCTGGCTATCGTCGCGCAGATGAGTGCAGATGAGGCGGCGCATGGTGCGGCGGCGCAAGCCTTGGGGGCGCAAATAGTGTCGCCTTTGGCGCAGAAGGGCATGCAAGCCATGTCCAAGGTCATGACGAGCACGGCTTATTATCTGTAA
- a CDS encoding OsmC family protein, producing the protein MECTVRWTGLSGMTFLAETGSGHVVAMDGAPEGGGRNLAPRPMEVVLLGTGGCTAYDVVVILRKSGQDVRGCEVTLKSERAETDPKVFTKVHFHFTVTGRNLKANVVERAIKLSHDKYCSASIMMEKTAEITHSFEIVDDTAPVAA; encoded by the coding sequence ATGGAATGCACAGTACGCTGGACCGGCTTGTCCGGCATGACTTTTTTAGCTGAAACCGGCTCCGGCCATGTAGTCGCGATGGATGGCGCACCTGAAGGTGGCGGCCGCAATCTGGCGCCGCGCCCGATGGAAGTTGTCTTGCTGGGCACCGGCGGCTGCACTGCTTATGACGTGGTCGTCATTCTGCGCAAGAGCGGCCAAGATGTGCGCGGCTGCGAAGTCACACTCAAATCGGAACGTGCCGAAACCGATCCTAAAGTGTTTACCAAAGTGCATTTCCACTTCACCGTCACGGGCCGTAATCTGAAGGCCAACGTGGTGGAACGTGCCATCAAGTTGTCACACGACAAATACTGCTCAGCGTCCATCATGATGGAAAAGACTGCAGAAATTACGCACTCTTTCGAGATCGTGGACGACACAGCGCCTGTAGCTGCCTAA